From the Hymenobacter yonginensis genome, one window contains:
- a CDS encoding RES family NAD+ phosphorylase: protein MLVYRICLAKYADDLFASGYRARWNFKDQFVIYTAATRALACLENVVHRSGEGLTDQFRVLVIEVPDDVLIEEISPAQLPADWEKASRYAVCQPLGDAWYRRRSSAVLRVPSSIVPQEFNYILHSRHPDFKRIRIVAREEFRFDSRIKAQDVG, encoded by the coding sequence ATGCTGGTATACCGCATCTGCTTGGCCAAGTACGCCGACGACCTGTTCGCCTCGGGCTACCGGGCGCGCTGGAATTTCAAGGACCAGTTCGTGATTTACACGGCCGCTACCCGCGCCCTGGCCTGCCTCGAAAACGTGGTGCACCGCAGCGGCGAGGGCCTCACCGACCAGTTCCGGGTGCTGGTAATTGAAGTGCCCGACGACGTGCTGATCGAAGAAATCAGCCCCGCCCAGCTCCCCGCCGACTGGGAAAAAGCCAGCCGCTACGCCGTGTGCCAGCCCCTCGGCGACGCCTGGTACCGCCGCCGCAGCTCGGCTGTGCTGCGCGTGCCCTCGTCCATCGTACCCCAAGAATTCAACTACATCCTGCACAGCCGCCACCCCGATTTCAAGCGCATCCGCATCGTGGCCCGGGAGGAGTTTCGGTTCGACTCGCGCATCAAGGCGCAGGATGTGGGTTGA
- a CDS encoding aminotransferase class I/II-fold pyridoxal phosphate-dependent enzyme has protein sequence MDLFEKIAANRGPLGSHSHYAHGYFTFPKLEGEIKPRMIFRGKEVLTWSLNNYLGLANHPEVRKADADAAAEFGMALPMGARMMSGNSNLHEQLENELAEFVMKPDCMLLNFGYQGVVSIIDAMVNRHDVIVYDAESHACIIDGVRLHAGKRFVYTHNDMGSLEKQLERAKRLTDETGGGILVITEGVFGMSGNQGDLRGVIALKEKFQFRLFVDDAHGFGTMGTTGAGTGEEQGVQDGIDLYFSTFAKSMASIGAFVAGPENVIEYLRYNMRSQIFAKSLPMPLVVGALKRLELLRTRPELKENLWTIVRALQSGLREKGFNIGTTTSPVTPVLLEGQIPDATQVTFDLRENHGIFCSIVVYPVVPKGVIMLRIIPTAVHTLEDVDTTIKAFEVVQEKLSKGLYSKAEVPAGLQN, from the coding sequence GTGGATCTATTTGAGAAGATTGCCGCCAACCGCGGCCCGCTGGGCAGCCACTCGCACTACGCGCACGGCTATTTCACGTTCCCTAAGCTGGAAGGCGAAATCAAGCCCCGCATGATTTTCCGCGGCAAGGAGGTGCTCACCTGGAGCCTGAACAACTACCTGGGCCTGGCCAACCACCCCGAGGTGCGCAAGGCCGACGCCGACGCCGCTGCCGAGTTCGGCATGGCCCTGCCCATGGGCGCCCGCATGATGTCCGGCAACTCCAACCTGCACGAGCAGCTGGAAAATGAGCTGGCCGAATTCGTGATGAAGCCCGACTGCATGCTGCTCAACTTCGGCTACCAGGGCGTGGTGTCTATCATCGACGCCATGGTGAACCGCCACGACGTGATTGTGTACGACGCCGAGTCGCACGCCTGCATCATCGACGGGGTACGCCTGCACGCCGGCAAGCGCTTCGTGTATACCCACAACGACATGGGTAGCCTGGAGAAGCAGCTGGAGCGCGCCAAGCGCCTCACCGACGAAACCGGCGGCGGCATCCTCGTGATTACCGAGGGCGTGTTCGGCATGTCGGGCAACCAGGGCGACCTGCGCGGCGTGATTGCGCTGAAGGAGAAATTCCAGTTCCGGCTGTTTGTGGATGATGCGCACGGCTTCGGCACGATGGGCACTACCGGCGCCGGAACGGGCGAAGAACAGGGCGTACAGGACGGCATCGATCTTTATTTTTCGACGTTTGCGAAGAGCATGGCCAGCATTGGCGCCTTCGTAGCCGGCCCCGAGAACGTAATTGAATATTTGCGCTACAACATGCGCAGCCAGATTTTCGCCAAAAGCCTGCCCATGCCGCTTGTAGTGGGCGCTTTGAAGCGGTTGGAGCTGCTGCGCACCCGTCCCGAGCTGAAGGAAAACCTTTGGACCATTGTGCGGGCCCTGCAGAGCGGCCTGCGCGAAAAAGGCTTCAATATCGGCACCACCACCTCGCCCGTAACGCCGGTGCTGCTGGAGGGCCAGATTCCCGACGCCACCCAGGTAACCTTCGATCTGCGTGAGAATCACGGCATTTTCTGCTCTATCGTGGTGTATCCGGTAGTGCCGAAGGGCGTCATCATGCTGCGTATTATCCCTACCGCGGTTCATACCCTCGAGGACGTGGATACGACCATCAAGGCGTTCGAAGTGGTGCAGGAAAAGCTGTCGAAAGGGCTTTATTCCAAAGCCGAAGTACCTGCCGGCCTGCAGAACTAG
- the holA gene encoding DNA polymerase III subunit delta, whose amino-acid sequence MTASPDEILKQLQQRQFAPVYFLQGEEPYYIDLLADLLEKHVLPEHEKGFNQVVMYGKDTDVAGILGQAKRFPMMAERSVVIVKEAQAVADLEAEKSWPFLEAYLRNPLQSTVLVFCYKHKTLDARKKLGKLLAGDKKDPAPAGTVLMTSKKLYDNQVAPWLSNYVRSKNQQITPQATAMLAEYIGGELGRLTNEVDKMLINLLPGHSIDEDLVQRMVGISKEYNIFELQSALVRRDVLKANRILLYFEANPKNNPLIPNLTLLFNYFSRLLALHQNPNPSEADWLKMGLRFPIQRKDYQTGLKVFDFHRTRDIVHLIRRADAQSKGIDSGSMTDGEILRELIWLIIHPVPLHAVVGQ is encoded by the coding sequence TTGACCGCCTCGCCCGACGAAATCCTGAAGCAGCTCCAGCAGCGGCAGTTTGCGCCCGTGTACTTTCTGCAGGGGGAGGAGCCGTACTATATCGATCTGCTGGCCGATCTGCTGGAAAAGCACGTGCTGCCCGAGCATGAGAAAGGCTTCAACCAGGTGGTCATGTACGGCAAGGACACCGACGTGGCCGGCATTCTGGGCCAGGCCAAGCGCTTCCCCATGATGGCGGAACGCTCGGTAGTTATTGTGAAGGAGGCCCAGGCCGTGGCCGATCTGGAGGCCGAGAAGTCGTGGCCGTTTCTGGAGGCCTACCTACGCAACCCGCTGCAAAGCACGGTGCTGGTGTTCTGCTACAAGCACAAGACGCTGGATGCGCGCAAAAAGCTGGGCAAGCTGCTGGCCGGCGACAAAAAGGACCCCGCCCCGGCCGGTACCGTGCTCATGACCAGCAAGAAGCTCTACGATAACCAGGTGGCACCCTGGCTGAGCAACTACGTGCGCTCGAAAAACCAGCAGATTACGCCCCAGGCCACGGCCATGCTGGCCGAGTACATCGGCGGAGAGCTGGGCCGCCTCACCAACGAGGTGGACAAGATGCTCATCAACCTGCTGCCCGGCCATAGCATCGACGAGGACCTAGTGCAGCGCATGGTGGGCATCAGCAAGGAGTACAACATCTTCGAGCTGCAGAGCGCCCTGGTGCGCCGCGACGTGCTCAAAGCCAACCGCATCCTGCTCTACTTCGAGGCCAACCCCAAGAACAACCCGCTCATCCCGAACCTAACGCTGCTGTTCAATTACTTTTCCCGCCTGCTGGCTCTGCACCAGAATCCCAACCCCTCCGAAGCCGACTGGCTGAAAATGGGCCTGCGCTTCCCCATCCAGCGCAAAGACTACCAGACCGGCCTGAAGGTGTTCGACTTCCACCGCACCCGCGACATCGTGCACCTCATCCGCCGCGCCGACGCCCAGAGCAAAGGCATCGACTCGGGCTCTATGACCGACGGTGAAATCCTGCGCGAGCTGATCTGGCTGATCATCCACCCGGTGCCACTGCACGCGGTAGTAGGGCAGTAG
- a CDS encoding FMN-dependent NADH-azoreductase, with protein sequence MNILNVISSPRGGASFSIKLANGIIEKLQAAYPDSTVTTRDLATHPFPQLEEAKLQSFFTPPANRTPEQQEAARHSDDAIAELQAADIIVIGAPLYNFGIPSTLKAWIDHIARAGITFKYVDNAPLGLVTGKKVYVAMSSGGIYSEGPAAGFDFVAPYLQAVLGFLGMTDVTVVRVEGVAIPGVQDTALENALNSVSIPEPAELTA encoded by the coding sequence ATGAACATTCTGAACGTCATTTCCAGCCCCCGCGGCGGCGCTTCCTTCAGCATCAAACTGGCCAACGGCATCATCGAAAAGCTGCAAGCCGCTTATCCCGACAGCACCGTAACCACCCGCGACCTGGCCACGCATCCGTTCCCGCAGCTGGAAGAAGCCAAGCTGCAGTCTTTCTTCACGCCGCCCGCCAACCGCACGCCCGAGCAGCAAGAAGCCGCCCGCCACTCCGACGACGCCATTGCCGAGCTGCAAGCCGCCGACATCATCGTTATCGGCGCACCACTCTACAACTTCGGCATCCCGTCCACGCTCAAAGCCTGGATTGACCACATTGCCCGCGCCGGCATCACGTTCAAGTACGTCGATAACGCACCTCTGGGCCTGGTAACCGGCAAGAAAGTGTACGTGGCCATGTCCAGCGGCGGCATCTACTCAGAAGGCCCTGCTGCCGGCTTCGACTTCGTGGCTCCGTACCTGCAGGCCGTCCTCGGCTTCCTGGGCATGACCGACGTAACGGTAGTGCGCGTGGAAGGCGTTGCCATCCCTGGCGTACAGGATACGGCCTTGGAAAATGCCCTGAACAGCGTGAGTATCCCAGAGCCGGCCGAACTTACCGCGTAG
- the parS gene encoding type II RES/Xre toxin-antitoxin system antitoxin yields MATPAHQPKITAPMPAALRKKWAAWGRAGQDAYALVMEARKGVPAATVFEVAEAYQLQAQELEAIYELSTKTLRTYSQEKKNLSAASSEKTLKIISLYNLGLEVFGNAAAYLRWLDKPAHGLDGEIPLRLLETSGGIDLVAEELTRIAYGDLS; encoded by the coding sequence ATGGCCACACCTGCTCATCAACCCAAGATTACGGCCCCCATGCCGGCGGCTTTGCGCAAAAAATGGGCCGCCTGGGGCCGGGCCGGGCAGGACGCCTACGCCTTGGTGATGGAGGCCCGCAAAGGTGTGCCGGCGGCCACGGTGTTTGAGGTGGCCGAGGCCTACCAGCTGCAGGCCCAGGAGCTGGAGGCCATCTACGAGCTATCCACCAAAACCCTGCGCACCTACTCCCAGGAAAAGAAAAACCTGAGCGCAGCCAGCAGCGAGAAAACGCTTAAAATCATCAGCCTCTACAACCTGGGGCTGGAGGTGTTCGGCAACGCGGCCGCATACCTGCGCTGGCTCGACAAGCCCGCCCACGGCCTCGACGGCGAGATTCCGCTGCGGCTGCTGGAAACCAGCGGCGGCATTGATCTGGTGGCCGAGGAACTCACGCGCATCGCCTACGGCGACTTGTCGTAA
- a CDS encoding tetratricopeptide repeat protein gives MKLFPRIALAASLSAAAPLAAQAQQTQVFASDERHFQEGLELFDRGKYGAAQQAFQRYLDLTQRRTGELAEGRTIDAEYYYAVAGLYLFHPDAEDRILAFARQNPAHPKAAVAFFELGKFYFDKKDYVKAIDYLQRVGTDNLSTEQRAESEFKLGYSYFAQKEFDKAKLQFDRNKQGTHEYRYASSYYAGYLAYRAGDYAGARQDLAVAEQNDAYRPVVPAVMSQIYYKEGNFDGLIDYGTKALAQTPPPQSADEIQLLVGDAYYQKQDFKQAAEYFDKYAAGRKKIEPEVQYKIGYANYKQGDFKGAIGSFKGVAARRDSLGQNAAYHLGLSYLQTSQKQLALNSFDAARKASFDRNITENATLKYAQINYELGNTPEVIAALKDFGKKYPRSKNREAADDILSESFLNSSDYAQALNYLDNLDDRSAKLDATYQRVSYLQAATLYNNARYTEALPLLDKSLKYPQDDALRAAAQVLKGEIYSVGQQYQPAITAYTAAARTARSGGVTPDEKVFEQKARYGLGYAYYNTQQYDRARPQFQAWLQDPVAKPVDPNYYDVSLRLADTYYVAKNYTQALELYNKVIAANAADKDYAYYQKSVVLGLLGRRDEAASTLGTLLRTSPTSRYADDAVYQQAQLDFEAGSFQQAVDGFSRLITNRPNSALIPQALHKRGVAYANLEQHDKAAADFKQVLSQYPRTKAASSAIYSLQESLSAQGKTEEFDQYLAQFKQQNPDSKATESVEFEAAKSLYLAEKYAQAIPRLESYLKQYPDNALAADGRYFLADALLRTGKKAEALPKLKAVVQEGKSEFVNRAVGRVAELEFENKNYPEAISYYTRLRTSSQNKREIANAGLGLMRSYYESGDLENTRRVAQELQTQAASPTATNAALLYLGKASFKAGNFDQAITELNTAATAAAADENGAEAQYLVADALYQQKKYPEALDAAYKTNTSNYELWQGRGFLLISDIYAAQGENFQARATLNSIIDNKFPVAEVIDGAKKRLAALPSDSPAGGTKPAPTKPTTTKPGTSKAPATPKGKTAGRSSLLPSTAQPTDTISNRTDGPVGEEE, from the coding sequence ATGAAGTTATTCCCCCGGATTGCGCTGGCCGCTTCCCTCAGCGCCGCGGCGCCGCTGGCCGCCCAAGCCCAGCAAACCCAGGTGTTCGCCTCCGACGAGCGCCATTTCCAGGAAGGCCTGGAGCTGTTCGACCGTGGCAAGTATGGCGCCGCCCAGCAGGCGTTCCAGCGCTACCTCGACCTGACCCAGCGCCGCACCGGCGAGCTAGCCGAGGGCCGCACCATCGACGCCGAGTACTACTACGCCGTGGCCGGCCTCTACCTGTTCCACCCCGACGCCGAGGACCGGATTCTGGCCTTTGCGCGCCAAAACCCGGCCCACCCCAAGGCCGCCGTGGCGTTTTTCGAGCTGGGCAAGTTCTACTTCGACAAGAAGGACTACGTCAAGGCCATCGACTACCTGCAGCGCGTGGGCACCGACAACCTGAGCACCGAGCAACGTGCCGAGTCGGAGTTCAAGCTGGGCTACAGCTACTTCGCGCAGAAGGAGTTCGACAAGGCCAAGCTGCAGTTCGACCGCAACAAGCAGGGCACCCACGAGTACCGCTACGCCAGCTCCTACTACGCCGGCTACTTGGCCTACCGCGCCGGCGACTACGCCGGAGCCCGCCAGGACCTGGCCGTGGCCGAGCAGAACGACGCCTACCGCCCCGTGGTGCCGGCCGTGATGAGCCAGATCTACTACAAGGAAGGCAACTTCGACGGCCTGATCGACTACGGCACCAAGGCCCTGGCCCAGACGCCGCCGCCGCAGTCAGCCGACGAGATTCAGCTGCTGGTGGGCGACGCCTACTATCAGAAGCAGGACTTCAAGCAGGCCGCCGAATATTTCGACAAGTATGCCGCCGGCCGCAAGAAGATCGAGCCCGAGGTGCAGTACAAAATCGGGTATGCCAACTACAAGCAGGGCGACTTCAAGGGTGCTATCGGCTCGTTTAAGGGCGTGGCCGCCCGCCGCGACTCGCTGGGGCAGAATGCCGCCTACCACCTGGGGCTGAGCTACCTGCAAACCAGCCAGAAGCAGCTGGCCCTAAACTCGTTTGACGCGGCCCGCAAAGCCAGCTTCGACCGGAACATCACCGAAAACGCCACCCTCAAGTACGCGCAGATCAACTACGAGCTGGGCAACACGCCGGAGGTAATTGCGGCCCTCAAGGACTTCGGCAAGAAGTACCCGCGCTCCAAAAACCGCGAAGCCGCCGACGACATCCTGAGCGAGAGTTTCCTGAATTCCTCCGACTACGCCCAGGCTCTCAACTACCTCGACAACCTCGACGACCGTAGCGCCAAGCTCGACGCTACCTACCAGCGCGTATCCTACCTGCAGGCCGCTACGCTCTACAACAACGCCCGCTACACCGAGGCTCTGCCGCTGCTCGACAAGAGCCTGAAGTACCCCCAGGACGACGCGCTGCGCGCCGCTGCCCAGGTGCTGAAAGGCGAAATCTACAGCGTGGGCCAGCAGTACCAGCCCGCCATTACGGCCTACACCGCCGCGGCCCGCACCGCCCGCTCTGGCGGCGTCACGCCCGACGAGAAGGTGTTCGAGCAGAAGGCCCGCTACGGCCTCGGCTATGCCTACTACAACACCCAGCAGTACGACCGCGCCCGGCCGCAGTTCCAGGCCTGGCTGCAGGACCCGGTGGCCAAGCCCGTCGACCCCAACTACTATGACGTGAGTCTGCGCCTGGCCGACACCTACTACGTAGCCAAAAACTACACCCAGGCGCTGGAACTCTACAACAAAGTCATTGCGGCCAATGCTGCCGACAAAGACTACGCCTACTACCAGAAAAGCGTGGTGCTGGGTTTGCTGGGCCGCCGCGACGAAGCGGCCAGCACACTCGGCACGCTGTTGCGCACCTCGCCCACCTCGCGCTACGCCGACGACGCCGTGTACCAGCAGGCCCAGCTGGATTTCGAGGCGGGCTCGTTTCAGCAGGCCGTGGATGGCTTCTCGCGCCTGATTACCAACCGCCCCAACTCGGCCCTCATCCCGCAGGCGCTGCACAAGCGCGGTGTGGCCTACGCCAACCTGGAGCAGCACGATAAGGCCGCCGCCGACTTCAAACAGGTGCTGAGCCAGTATCCGCGCACCAAAGCGGCTAGCAGCGCCATCTACTCGCTGCAGGAAAGTTTGTCGGCGCAGGGCAAGACCGAGGAATTCGACCAGTATCTGGCCCAGTTCAAGCAGCAGAACCCCGACAGCAAAGCCACCGAAAGCGTGGAGTTTGAGGCCGCCAAGTCGCTGTACCTGGCCGAGAAGTACGCCCAGGCCATTCCGCGCCTGGAGTCGTACCTGAAGCAGTATCCCGATAACGCCCTGGCGGCTGATGGCCGCTACTTCCTGGCCGACGCGCTGCTGCGCACTGGCAAGAAGGCCGAGGCGCTGCCGAAGCTGAAAGCTGTGGTACAGGAAGGTAAGTCGGAGTTTGTGAACCGCGCCGTGGGCCGGGTGGCCGAATTGGAGTTCGAGAACAAGAACTACCCCGAGGCCATCAGTTACTACACGCGACTGCGCACGTCGTCGCAGAACAAGCGCGAAATTGCCAATGCCGGGCTGGGGCTGATGCGCAGCTACTACGAAAGCGGCGACCTGGAAAACACGCGCCGCGTGGCCCAGGAGCTGCAGACGCAGGCCGCTTCGCCCACCGCTACCAACGCCGCGCTGCTCTACCTGGGCAAGGCCAGCTTCAAGGCCGGCAACTTCGACCAGGCCATTACGGAGCTGAACACAGCCGCCACGGCGGCGGCGGCCGATGAAAACGGCGCTGAAGCCCAGTACCTGGTGGCCGATGCGCTGTATCAGCAGAAGAAGTACCCAGAAGCCCTCGACGCCGCCTACAAAACCAACACCTCCAACTACGAGCTGTGGCAGGGCCGGGGCTTCCTGCTCATCTCCGACATCTACGCCGCGCAGGGTGAAAACTTCCAGGCCCGCGCCACCCTCAACTCTATCATCGACAACAAATTTCCAGTGGCCGAGGTGATTGACGGGGCCAAGAAGCGCCTCGCCGCGCTGCCTTCCGACAGCCCGGCCGGCGGCACCAAACCCGCCCCGACCAAGCCCACGACCACCAAGCCCGGCACCAGCAAAGCCCCGGCCACGCCCAAGGGCAAAACCGCCGGCCGCAGCTCCCTGCTGCCCAGCACTGCCCAGCCCACCGACACCATCAGCAACCGCACCGATGGGCCGGTAGGCGAGGAGGAATAG
- the tyrS gene encoding tyrosine--tRNA ligase, which translates to MNLIDELRWRGMFHDMMPGTEEHLLKNAPITGYIGFDPTAPSLHIGNLATIMLLVHLQRAGHRPLALVGGATGMIGDPSGKSAERNLLDEEALRRNQAGIQAQLEKFLVFDDSPTGARVVNNYDWFKDFNFLQFLREVGKHLTVNYMMSKDSVQKRIGINKTVGRIHNTIDTASSNLNSAVELINEGKVDEAVKEIQFTLGILSLVQQLSDPDFEAKSEKFGEAFKGSIWENLEETGISYTEFSYQLLQGYDFFHLYKELGTTLQMGASDQWGNITTGTELIRRMSGGEGKAYALTGQLITKSDGTKYGKSETGTVWLDGAMTSPYQFYQFFLNAADADVPRLIRVFTLLSQPEIEALEAEHAQAPHLRTLQKALAQDVTIRVHGQAAYEAAVAASQVLFGGGELASLDEATLLDVFAGVPHVEVPRASLSEHNVISLLSEATNAVIFPSKGEAKKMIQAGGVSLNRAKATLEQQAAELPLLHDKYVVAQKGKKNYYLIKVV; encoded by the coding sequence TTGAACTTAATAGACGAACTGCGCTGGCGGGGCATGTTTCACGACATGATGCCCGGCACCGAGGAGCACCTGCTGAAGAACGCGCCCATCACCGGCTACATCGGCTTCGACCCCACCGCGCCTTCTTTGCACATCGGCAACCTGGCCACCATCATGCTGCTGGTGCACCTGCAGCGGGCCGGGCACCGGCCCCTGGCCCTGGTGGGCGGTGCCACTGGCATGATTGGCGACCCATCGGGCAAATCGGCCGAGCGCAACCTGCTCGATGAAGAAGCCCTGCGCCGCAACCAGGCCGGTATTCAGGCCCAGCTAGAGAAGTTCCTGGTGTTCGACGACTCGCCCACCGGCGCGCGGGTGGTGAACAACTACGACTGGTTCAAGGACTTCAACTTCCTGCAGTTTCTGCGCGAAGTGGGCAAGCACCTTACCGTGAACTACATGATGTCTAAAGATTCTGTGCAGAAACGAATAGGCATCAACAAAACCGTTGGAAGAATTCACAACACAATTGACACTGCTTCTTCCAACCTTAACTCTGCTGTTGAGCTTATCAATGAAGGGAAAGTAGACGAGGCAGTGAAAGAAATTCAGTTTACGTTAGGTATTCTTTCACTTGTACAGCAGCTCTCTGATCCTGATTTTGAAGCGAAAAGCGAGAAATTTGGAGAGGCTTTCAAGGGAAGTATTTGGGAGAATTTAGAAGAGACTGGCATCAGCTACACCGAGTTTAGCTACCAACTGCTGCAGGGCTACGACTTCTTCCACCTCTACAAAGAGTTGGGCACCACCCTGCAGATGGGCGCCAGTGACCAGTGGGGCAACATCACCACCGGCACCGAGCTGATCCGGCGCATGTCGGGCGGCGAGGGCAAGGCCTACGCCCTCACCGGCCAGCTCATCACTAAGTCCGACGGCACCAAGTACGGCAAGAGCGAAACCGGCACCGTGTGGCTCGATGGCGCCATGACGAGCCCGTACCAGTTCTACCAGTTCTTCCTCAACGCCGCCGACGCCGACGTGCCCCGCCTCATCCGCGTGTTCACGCTGCTGAGCCAGCCGGAAATCGAAGCGCTGGAAGCTGAGCACGCCCAGGCCCCGCACCTGCGCACCCTGCAGAAAGCCCTGGCCCAGGACGTGACCATCCGCGTGCACGGCCAGGCGGCCTACGAGGCGGCCGTGGCGGCCTCGCAGGTGCTGTTCGGCGGCGGGGAGCTGGCTTCGCTCGACGAAGCCACGCTACTCGACGTATTTGCCGGCGTGCCCCACGTGGAGGTGCCCCGCGCCAGCCTCTCGGAGCACAACGTCATCAGCCTGCTGAGCGAGGCCACCAACGCCGTCATCTTCCCCTCCAAAGGCGAGGCTAAGAAGATGATTCAGGCCGGCGGCGTGAGTTTGAACCGCGCCAAGGCTACGCTGGAGCAGCAGGCCGCCGAGCTGCCGCTGCTGCACGACAAGTACGTGGTGGCGCAGAAGGGCAAGAAAAACTACTACCTCATTAAGGTAGTGTAA
- the accC gene encoding acetyl-CoA carboxylase biotin carboxylase subunit has translation MKKITKLLVANRGEIALRVLRSAKEMGLQTVAIYSEADRNALHVRYADEAVCVGPPASKDSYLRGDKILEVCKQLGVDAIHPGYGFLSENAEFARMVTEAGLIFVGPSPEAMNVMGDKLSAKQAVKAYNIPLVPGTDEAISDVEEAKRIAATVGFPILIKASAGGGGKGMRIVNSAEDFEEQMQLAINEATSAFGDGSVFIEKFVTGPRHIEIQVLGDEHGNIVHLFERECSIQRRHQKVIEEAPSSVLTPELRAEMGRCAVDVARACDYTGAGTVEFLLDDQHNFYFLEMNTRLQVEHPVTEQITGLDLVKEQIKVAQGLPLAFSQEDLTITGHALELRVYAEDPQNNFLPDIGTLTTYVRPQGPGVRVDDGFEQGMEIPIYYDPMIAKLVTFGATREEAIARMLRAIEEYQITGIETTLGFGRYVLQHPAFVSGNFDTNFIRDHFPADALKPAAPDEATAKLAAVLTAMLLTDKKPGATAASADAPAATGSAWKRNRLGVR, from the coding sequence ATGAAAAAAATAACCAAGCTGCTCGTTGCCAACCGCGGCGAAATTGCCCTGCGCGTGCTGCGCTCGGCCAAGGAAATGGGCCTGCAGACCGTAGCCATCTACTCCGAGGCCGACCGCAACGCCCTGCACGTGCGCTACGCCGACGAGGCCGTGTGCGTGGGCCCGCCCGCCAGCAAGGACAGCTACCTGCGCGGCGACAAAATCCTGGAAGTCTGCAAGCAATTGGGCGTCGATGCCATTCACCCCGGCTACGGCTTCCTGAGCGAAAACGCCGAGTTTGCCCGCATGGTCACGGAGGCCGGGCTGATTTTCGTGGGTCCTTCGCCGGAAGCCATGAACGTGATGGGCGACAAGCTTTCTGCCAAGCAGGCCGTGAAAGCCTACAACATCCCGCTGGTGCCCGGCACCGATGAGGCTATTTCCGACGTGGAAGAAGCCAAGCGCATTGCCGCCACGGTGGGCTTCCCCATCCTGATCAAGGCCTCGGCCGGCGGCGGCGGCAAGGGCATGCGCATCGTGAATTCGGCCGAAGATTTCGAGGAGCAGATGCAGCTAGCCATCAACGAAGCCACCTCGGCCTTCGGCGACGGCTCGGTGTTCATCGAGAAGTTCGTGACCGGCCCGCGCCACATCGAAATTCAGGTCCTGGGCGACGAGCACGGCAACATCGTGCACCTATTCGAGCGGGAATGCTCGATTCAGCGCCGCCACCAGAAGGTGATTGAGGAAGCGCCTTCCTCGGTGCTCACGCCCGAGCTGCGCGCCGAAATGGGCCGCTGCGCCGTGGATGTGGCCCGCGCCTGCGACTACACCGGGGCCGGCACCGTGGAGTTTCTGCTCGATGATCAGCACAATTTCTACTTCCTGGAGATGAACACCCGCCTGCAGGTAGAGCACCCCGTGACAGAGCAAATCACCGGCCTCGACTTGGTAAAGGAGCAGATCAAGGTGGCCCAGGGCCTGCCCCTGGCCTTCTCTCAGGAAGACCTGACCATCACCGGCCACGCCCTGGAGCTGCGCGTGTACGCCGAGGATCCGCAGAACAACTTCCTGCCCGACATCGGGACGCTGACCACCTACGTGCGCCCCCAGGGCCCCGGCGTGCGCGTCGACGACGGTTTTGAGCAGGGTATGGAAATTCCGATTTACTACGACCCGATGATTGCCAAGCTCGTCACCTTCGGGGCTACTCGCGAGGAGGCTATTGCCCGGATGCTGCGCGCCATTGAGGAGTACCAGATTACGGGCATCGAAACCACGCTGGGCTTCGGCCGCTACGTGCTGCAGCACCCGGCCTTCGTGAGCGGCAACTTCGACACCAACTTCATCCGCGACCATTTCCCGGCCGACGCCCTGAAGCCCGCCGCCCCCGATGAAGCCACCGCCAAGCTCGCCGCCGTGCTCACCGCCATGCTCCTGACGGACAAAAAACCCGGTGCCACCGCTGCATCCGCTGACGCGCCAGCCGCTACCGGCTCGGCTTGGAAGCGCAACCGGCTGGGGGTGCGGTAG